The following coding sequences are from one Asterias amurensis chromosome 8, ASM3211899v1 window:
- the LOC139940610 gene encoding uncharacterized protein, whose product MTETEDALETMVERSEDKTSIMASCFPKMSSVTSEVYRSFDDPLITARQTNPFHHSLDDTVSLQSSADSNLTDRPLSMTFDSGIASPATFGIVGKSERYRPLPTDDANLTSDLLKQLQHLKMCVEQKLHDSVGGIAPCTLDSKATALSEEIVKRLNTVGDYYKGSGPRASLPTSHSSGNLSAQDLFVDKALSSSLLVYENTKLSAEVAYLQKKVEVLEQITGTQGFTADTPKPTMETISIGSQTDLRFNQSMSTLDESDYLGISDVSVTSPNETNCLMGTIVENEDLCSPSGMSTPGGVPTNQTRRRKIEVPSQLKASTSYLSINPWAEMDKQENGSSSGCWRGLCACFDRSASARVN is encoded by the exons ATGACGGAGACTGAAGATGCTCTGGAGACGATGGTTGAAAGGAGTGAGGACAAGACGTCCATAATGGCATCCTGTTTTCCCAAGATGTCATCGGTGACCTCGGAGGTCTACAG ATCATTTGACGACCCCTTGATCACCGCTCGCCAAACCAATCCATTTCATCACAGCTTGGACGACACCGTTAGCCTTCAGAGCAGCGCCGATTCAAACCTCACTGATCGTCCTCTAAGTATGACATTCGATAGTGGTATTGCAAG CCCAGCAACTTTTGGTATCGTTGGCAAAAGCGAGAGATACCGCCCTCTGCCGACGGACGATGCGAATCTTACGAGTGACTTGCTTAAACAGCTTCAGCATTTGAAAATGTGCGTTGAGCAGAAGTTACACGATTCCGTGGGTGGGATTGCaccttgtacactagatagcaAAG CTACTGCACTCTCTGAAGAAATTGTGAAACGTCTCAACACGGTGGGCGACTACTATAAGGGTTCAGGCCCTAGAGCTAGTCTTCCTACCAGTCACTCTTCAGGGAATCTATCAGCTCAAGACCTATTTGTAGATAAAGCATTATCCAGTAGTCTCCTGGTGTACGAGAATACTAAA CTATCTGCCGAGGTTGCCTACCTACAGAAAAAGGTGGAGGTTCTGGAGCAGATCACTGGAACACAAGGGTTCACTGCGGATACCCCTAAG CCAACAATGGAAACCATCAGCATTGGGTCTCAGACTGACCTCAGATTCAACCAATCGATGTCAACATTGGATGAATCCGATTATTTGGG TATTTCAGATGTTTCTGTGACATCACCCAATGAGACCAACTGCCTGATGGGAACCATTGTTGAGAATGAGGATCTCTGCTCACCATCTGGGATGTCAACACCTGGCGGGGTACCAACCAATCAGACACGACGGCGTAAGATCGAAGTGCCGAGCCAACTCAAAG CATCAACTTCCTACTTAAGTATCAACCCCTGGGCTGAGATGGACAAGCAGGAGAACGGATCCTCTTCAGGGTGCTGGAGGGGACTGTGTGCATGCTTTGATAGAAGTGCCTCCGCTAGAGTGAACTAG